Proteins encoded together in one Deltaproteobacteria bacterium window:
- a CDS encoding phosphotransferase family protein gives MPDDLTRLLCDPARLGPWLDAQDLEVSLEGGRPLTVERITTGHSNETFLVRRGGSAWILRRPPRVPLAPTAHDMVREARLLRALAGTAVPVPRLVAACADASVIGASFHLTERLDGWVIRDRVPEPLLADAARPRVGEAFIDALVALHAAEWRALSLEDFGRPDGFLDRQVTRWTRQLESYRQRPLPDMDALAAWLAGHRPPGEPPTIIHGDYHLDNVMFAPSLPPRVIAILDWETATIGDPLVDLGLATALWPDPDEEHLPLGEGLDLARLGLGSRHDLARRYAERTGRSIAPLPYYQALGLFRLACILEGSWARHVHGAADDPAFAALGAGVPAMARRARRLCGA, from the coding sequence ATGCCGGACGACCTGACCCGGCTGCTGTGCGACCCGGCGCGCCTCGGGCCATGGCTCGACGCCCAAGACCTGGAGGTAAGCCTGGAGGGGGGCCGGCCGCTCACCGTCGAGCGTATCACCACGGGCCACTCCAACGAGACCTTCCTCGTCCGCCGCGGTGGCTCGGCCTGGATCCTGCGCCGGCCGCCGCGCGTGCCGCTCGCGCCGACGGCGCACGACATGGTGCGCGAGGCACGCCTGCTGCGCGCGCTCGCCGGGACGGCCGTCCCCGTGCCCCGCCTCGTCGCCGCCTGCGCGGACGCGAGCGTGATCGGGGCATCGTTTCACCTGACCGAGCGCCTCGACGGCTGGGTGATCCGCGACCGCGTGCCGGAGCCGTTGCTCGCCGACGCCGCCCGGCCGCGGGTGGGCGAGGCGTTCATCGACGCGCTCGTCGCGCTCCACGCCGCCGAATGGCGCGCGCTCAGCCTCGAGGACTTCGGCCGGCCGGACGGCTTCCTCGACCGCCAGGTCACGCGCTGGACGCGACAGCTCGAGAGCTACCGCCAGCGCCCGCTGCCCGACATGGACGCGCTCGCCGCCTGGCTCGCGGGCCACCGCCCGCCCGGCGAGCCGCCGACGATCATCCACGGCGACTACCACCTGGACAACGTCATGTTCGCGCCATCGCTTCCGCCGCGCGTGATCGCCATCCTCGACTGGGAGACGGCGACGATCGGCGACCCGCTCGTCGACCTCGGGCTGGCGACGGCACTCTGGCCGGACCCGGACGAGGAGCACCTCCCGCTCGGCGAGGGGCTCGACCTTGCCAGGCTCGGCCTCGGGTCCCGGCACGACCTCGCGCGCCGCTACGCCGAGCGGACGGGCCGCTCGATCGCCCCGCTACCCTACTACCAGGCGCTCGGCCTCTTCCGGCTGGCCTGCATCCTCGAGGGCTCGTGGGCGCGGCACGTCCACGGCGCGGCGGACGACCCCGCGTTTGCGGCGCTCGGCGCGGGCGTGCCCGCGATGGCGCGGCGGGCGCGGCGTCTCTGCGGCGCCTAG
- a CDS encoding acyl--CoA ligase has protein sequence MTRSMPRFDFDPATLQVMPSPERFAAFAEALDSLTLANLTDRLGETFGARTAFIMEQPLALPGAGRTTISFAELAGLVARATGALAALGLERGDRVALCTRNRMELVVAEWAVLRAGGVAVPIGARLPADEIVRIIDDAGARLLVTDRAVLGGPLAGRALRVAHRIVVDGDDHPGALGLASLLEAARPVAPAAVGEGDLAVIFYTSGTTGRAKGVMLTHGNLMFATRGSLRQTAWMGPPPPLLALMVMPLANTSGHQALLFSIVRGTTVIVLDRFDARAMLDIVEGHRVNMLSGTPTMFRLLWEAGAAERDLSSIVSFGGGGDYFHQDLIDRFRTLPRGADSPVFFVTGYGMTETAGQVTQAFPAPEVDGDLGVVQPEIDYRIVDPDGQPVRPGEVGELEVRGANVTPGYWRAPEATAAAFHDGWLRTGDMVREGAEPRRLCFAGRAKDVVVSGGNTIYPPEIERALLEHPAVARAVVLGVPDERMGEVVVAAVEPHAGAVVDEGALLAWIGERVAPYQRPRAVYVMALATGADLKVKRRLVAEILQRRG, from the coding sequence ATGACCCGCTCCATGCCGCGCTTCGATTTCGATCCGGCTACGCTCCAGGTAATGCCATCCCCCGAGCGCTTCGCGGCCTTCGCCGAGGCGCTCGACAGCCTGACGCTCGCGAACCTGACCGACCGGCTGGGTGAAACCTTCGGCGCCCGGACCGCCTTCATCATGGAGCAGCCACTCGCCCTTCCGGGCGCGGGGCGCACCACGATCTCCTTTGCGGAGCTCGCGGGGCTCGTCGCGCGGGCGACCGGGGCCCTCGCCGCACTCGGTCTCGAGCGCGGCGACCGCGTCGCGCTCTGCACGCGGAACCGCATGGAGCTGGTCGTGGCGGAGTGGGCCGTGCTGCGCGCCGGGGGCGTGGCCGTACCGATCGGCGCCCGCCTTCCGGCCGACGAGATCGTCCGCATCATCGATGACGCCGGCGCACGGCTGCTCGTCACCGATCGAGCGGTCCTCGGCGGCCCCCTCGCTGGCCGCGCTCTCCGCGTCGCGCACCGCATCGTGGTCGACGGCGACGATCACCCTGGCGCCCTCGGTCTCGCGTCCCTTCTCGAGGCGGCCCGCCCGGTCGCACCGGCCGCAGTCGGCGAAGGCGATCTCGCCGTCATCTTCTACACCTCGGGCACGACCGGCCGGGCCAAGGGCGTCATGCTGACGCACGGCAACCTCATGTTCGCGACGCGAGGCAGCCTCCGGCAGACGGCCTGGATGGGTCCGCCGCCGCCGCTCCTCGCCCTCATGGTGATGCCGCTCGCCAACACCTCGGGCCACCAGGCCCTCCTCTTCTCGATCGTGCGCGGCACCACCGTGATCGTCCTCGACCGCTTCGACGCCCGCGCCATGCTCGACATCGTCGAGGGCCACCGCGTGAACATGCTCTCCGGCACGCCGACCATGTTCCGGCTCCTGTGGGAGGCGGGCGCGGCCGAGCGGGACCTCTCCTCCATCGTGTCCTTCGGTGGCGGGGGCGACTACTTCCATCAGGACCTGATCGACCGCTTTCGCACGCTGCCCCGCGGCGCGGACAGCCCCGTCTTCTTCGTCACCGGCTACGGCATGACCGAGACCGCTGGGCAGGTGACGCAGGCCTTCCCCGCGCCGGAGGTGGACGGCGACCTCGGCGTCGTCCAGCCCGAGATCGACTACCGCATCGTCGACCCGGACGGGCAGCCCGTCCGCCCGGGCGAGGTGGGCGAGCTCGAGGTGCGCGGCGCGAACGTCACGCCCGGGTACTGGCGGGCGCCCGAAGCGACCGCCGCGGCCTTCCACGACGGCTGGCTCCGCACCGGCGACATGGTGCGCGAGGGAGCTGAGCCCCGGCGGCTCTGCTTCGCGGGTCGCGCCAAGGACGTCGTCGTCTCCGGCGGCAACACCATCTACCCGCCCGAGATCGAGCGGGCGCTCCTCGAGCACCCGGCCGTGGCGCGGGCCGTCGTCCTCGGGGTGCCCGACGAGCGCATGGGCGAGGTCGTGGTCGCGGCCGTCGAGCCGCACGCGGGTGCTGTAGTCGACGAGGGGGCGCTCCTCGCCTGGATCGGCGAGCGGGTAGCACCCTACCAGCGCCCGCGCGCGGTGTACGTGATGGCGCTGGCGACCGGTGCGGATCTGAAGGTGAAGCGTCGCCTGGTAGCAGAGATCCTTCAGCGGCGCGGTTAG
- a CDS encoding carboxymuconolactone decarboxylase family protein, translating into MAEQTDLLARGRAVTEQLWGARAGGRELPAQKLAPEFFALVTQFVFGMFWARPNLDLRSRSLCTVAQLAALGRTEELKGHLAGALRLGIRREELIEILMQTACYAGVPAAVQALNAAAEVLASA; encoded by the coding sequence ATGGCGGAACAGACGGACCTCCTCGCGCGCGGACGCGCCGTGACCGAGCAGCTGTGGGGCGCGCGCGCCGGCGGACGGGAGCTGCCCGCCCAGAAGCTCGCGCCCGAGTTCTTCGCGCTCGTCACCCAGTTCGTCTTCGGGATGTTCTGGGCGCGCCCGAACCTGGACCTGCGGAGCCGGAGCCTCTGCACCGTGGCGCAGCTCGCCGCGCTCGGCCGCACCGAGGAGCTGAAGGGCCACCTCGCGGGCGCGCTCCGGCTGGGCATCCGGCGCGAGGAGCTGATCGAGATCCTCATGCAGACCGCCTGCTACGCCGGCGTACCAGCGGCGGTGCAGGCGCTCAATGCCGCGGCCGAGGTGCTCGCGAGCGCATGA
- a CDS encoding DUF59 domain-containing protein, whose product MHTWPGPRVRDESAPPPAPPAPAGTTVSFRGGPVSEAQVVGAIRDCFDPEIPLNIYDLGLIYAIDIDESAIAVQMTLTSQGCPSARTIPEDVRRKVAALGQPNVRVDVVWDPPWHPSRISPDGKQKLGLV is encoded by the coding sequence ATGCACACGTGGCCAGGTCCGCGGGTGCGGGACGAATCGGCGCCGCCGCCCGCACCGCCGGCGCCGGCCGGCACCACGGTCTCGTTCCGCGGTGGGCCGGTGAGCGAGGCCCAGGTGGTGGGCGCCATCCGCGACTGCTTCGACCCGGAGATCCCGCTCAACATCTACGACCTCGGGCTCATCTATGCGATCGACATCGACGAGTCGGCGATCGCCGTGCAGATGACGCTCACCTCTCAGGGTTGCCCGTCGGCGCGCACGATCCCCGAGGACGTCCGGCGGAAGGTCGCGGCGCTCGGACAGCCGAACGTGCGCGTCGACGTCGTCTGGGATCCGCCCTGGCATCCGTCGCGGATCAGCCCGGACGGGAAGCAGAAGCTCGGGCTGGTTTAG
- a CDS encoding glutathione S-transferase family protein, whose product MTGPLPIVGVPGSPYRASMRPNVYRVHGMMQSYFTRKMTGYLDYKTIPWLFRRFPGVSPEATAAGFPGGVPTVQTPAGEFMWDSTAMIHHLELRFPLPSVLPADPAQRFLCYVLEDAADEWLYRPAVGSRWYFPENHAVGGFELARDIAVKMPVSCDQAYAGVAAHVRSSCSPLGVTADTIQLWVDDVLRPWMRVVGAHLARRPYLFGERPSLADFALFGGNAAHFVNDPLCRRWTEEDAPAVVQHTHRLLEPEDQEFGGWDDPNVVSVTLTAVLAELGRHYLPWVSRACGDGAADVVFTGGARVAVRATDFLRDARATLLARYVESRCGRLDAVLDRAGILPFFADHVAHAGSIPDYREPPRPALNRPFPPADA is encoded by the coding sequence ATGACCGGTCCCTTGCCCATCGTCGGTGTACCCGGCTCCCCCTACAGAGCCTCCATGCGACCGAACGTCTACCGCGTTCACGGCATGATGCAGTCGTACTTCACCCGCAAGATGACCGGGTATCTCGACTACAAGACCATCCCGTGGCTGTTCCGCCGCTTTCCGGGCGTGAGCCCGGAGGCGACGGCGGCGGGCTTTCCGGGTGGCGTGCCGACCGTGCAGACGCCGGCGGGCGAGTTCATGTGGGATTCGACGGCCATGATCCACCACCTGGAGCTGCGTTTTCCCCTCCCGTCCGTCCTTCCGGCAGACCCGGCGCAGCGCTTTCTCTGCTACGTGCTCGAGGACGCCGCCGACGAGTGGCTCTACCGGCCCGCCGTCGGCAGCCGCTGGTACTTCCCGGAGAACCACGCCGTCGGCGGCTTCGAGCTCGCGCGCGACATCGCCGTCAAGATGCCGGTCTCGTGCGATCAGGCCTATGCCGGCGTCGCTGCGCACGTGCGGAGCAGCTGCTCGCCTCTCGGCGTGACCGCCGACACCATCCAGCTCTGGGTCGACGACGTCCTGCGACCGTGGATGCGCGTCGTCGGCGCGCATCTGGCGCGCCGGCCCTACCTGTTCGGCGAACGGCCGTCGCTCGCCGACTTCGCGCTGTTCGGTGGCAACGCGGCGCACTTCGTCAACGATCCCCTCTGTCGACGCTGGACCGAGGAGGACGCCCCCGCCGTCGTGCAGCACACGCATCGTCTGCTGGAGCCAGAGGATCAAGAGTTCGGCGGGTGGGACGACCCGAACGTCGTGTCCGTGACGCTGACCGCGGTGCTCGCCGAGCTGGGTCGCCACTACCTCCCGTGGGTGAGCCGCGCGTGCGGCGACGGCGCCGCCGACGTCGTGTTCACGGGCGGTGCGCGCGTGGCGGTGCGGGCGACGGACTTCCTGCGCGACGCGCGCGCAACGCTCCTCGCCCGCTACGTCGAGAGTCGCTGCGGGCGGCTCGATGCCGTTCTCGATCGGGCGGGCATCCTGCCGTTCTTCGCGGACCACGTGGCACACGCGGGCTCGATCCCGGACTACCGCGAGCCGCCGCGACCGGCGCTGAACCGCCCGTTCCCTCCGGCGGACGCGTGA
- the infA gene encoding translation initiation factor IF-1 translates to MARDDLIQIKGTIIEALAGGNYRVKGDNGMEFLAKIGGRMRRFHIRVIPGDRVTIAVSPYDPTHGLIVFRGG, encoded by the coding sequence TTGGCTCGCGACGATCTGATCCAGATCAAGGGGACGATCATCGAGGCGCTCGCCGGCGGGAACTACCGCGTCAAGGGCGACAACGGCATGGAGTTCCTCGCCAAGATCGGCGGGCGCATGCGCCGCTTCCACATCCGCGTGATCCCCGGCGATCGGGTGACGATCGCGGTCTCGCCCTACGACCCGACGCACGGTCTGATCGTCTTCCGCGGCGGCTAA
- a CDS encoding acyl-CoA dehydrogenase — MDFTPSPRVEELKARITDFMDRHVYPAEPTIAAEIDLIRSGVPYPPSLVTIRRMAKAAGLWNLFLPDEKYGAGLKNWEYGMLAEIMGRSLAASSAFNCAAPDTGNMEILAEFGTPEQKKRWLEPLLEGDIRSCFSMTEPEVAGSDPTLLRTRAVRDGKHWVINGHKWFTSGAIGASVAIVMAVTNPDSAPHLRASMILVPTDAPGFNLIRPVPVMGHAGGGGHCEIRYEDCRVPAENLLGPEGAGFMIAQARLGPGRIHHCMRAIGAAERALEMMCRRANTRVAFGGPLAEKQFVQDMIAMSRMEVDQARLLVLHAAWKMDTVGKKEARQEISMIKVVAANVCMNVLDRAIQVHGALGVSDDTPLARMWRDLRMLRLADGPDEVHKTVIARRELKRFAG; from the coding sequence ATGGATTTCACGCCGTCGCCGAGAGTCGAGGAGCTGAAGGCCCGCATCACGGACTTCATGGATCGTCACGTGTACCCCGCCGAGCCGACCATCGCGGCGGAGATCGACCTCATCCGGTCCGGGGTGCCGTATCCACCGTCGCTGGTGACCATCCGCCGGATGGCGAAGGCGGCGGGACTCTGGAACCTCTTCCTGCCCGACGAGAAGTACGGCGCGGGCCTCAAGAACTGGGAGTACGGCATGCTCGCCGAGATCATGGGCCGGAGCCTCGCCGCCTCCTCGGCCTTCAACTGCGCCGCCCCCGACACCGGCAACATGGAGATCCTGGCCGAGTTCGGCACCCCCGAGCAGAAGAAGCGGTGGCTCGAGCCGCTCCTGGAAGGCGACATCCGGAGCTGCTTCTCGATGACCGAGCCCGAGGTGGCGGGTTCCGACCCGACGCTGCTGCGGACGCGCGCCGTGCGCGACGGGAAACACTGGGTGATCAACGGACACAAGTGGTTCACGTCGGGGGCCATCGGGGCGAGCGTCGCCATCGTCATGGCCGTCACCAACCCCGACAGTGCACCCCACCTTCGCGCGAGCATGATCCTCGTGCCGACCGACGCGCCGGGGTTCAACCTGATCCGGCCGGTACCGGTGATGGGACATGCCGGGGGCGGGGGGCACTGCGAGATCCGTTACGAGGACTGTCGTGTGCCGGCGGAGAACCTGCTCGGGCCCGAGGGCGCGGGCTTCATGATCGCTCAGGCTCGGCTCGGGCCTGGCCGCATCCATCACTGCATGCGGGCCATCGGCGCGGCCGAGCGGGCGCTCGAGATGATGTGCCGGCGGGCCAACACGCGCGTCGCCTTCGGCGGGCCGCTCGCCGAGAAGCAGTTCGTGCAGGACATGATCGCGATGTCGCGCATGGAGGTCGACCAGGCACGGCTGCTGGTGCTCCATGCCGCCTGGAAGATGGACACGGTCGGCAAGAAGGAGGCGCGGCAGGAGATCTCGATGATCAAGGTGGTCGCCGCCAACGTCTGCATGAACGTGCTCGACCGGGCCATCCAGGTGCACGGCGCGCTCGGCGTCTCCGACGACACGCCGCTCGCGCGCATGTGGCGCGACCTTCGCATGCTGCGCCTCGCGGACGGGCCCGACGAGGTGCACAAGACGGTCATCGCGCGGCGGGAGCTCAAGCGGTTCGCGGGCTGA
- a CDS encoding gluconate 2-dehydrogenase subunit 3 family protein, whose amino-acid sequence MQRLRFPRLPPDGEFEPTSPAPPPEVPALLLGRREFLAGLGAVLVALASPFTRLRQVYAAAHGRFFTAHEFATLEALCDRILPADRDPGARDLGAATYIERLLTAFDRPVPLIFAGGPFSNRNPFPDNATGTPSSKRPRDAFRRFIRLTRWQRLRWRAELFGSDHVTGAAFNDAAAGGRLPGLRQIYREGLRKVDGTARSMAGAPYTELSSDQQDAILATLDRTVFKPDARRGMSFVDVLIQHTLEGCFSLPEYGGNRDALGWTLLGLEGDDQPLGYSIYSAAKDGYNERCESLAWGVTSRPGGGAGRASAARASGSRRSPRRAPPPRSSSRVRAGASRAEASSAGLVSPRCDRREQTRCRREGVPGHPDGLRPCTVGRPCGAAAPAGGRKDLRCGLSCAPWPTISSTCERMGSRGWRSACPRSGLPTRASTPTRT is encoded by the coding sequence GTGCAGAGGCTCAGGTTCCCGAGGCTGCCACCGGACGGGGAGTTCGAGCCAACGTCGCCTGCACCGCCGCCAGAAGTCCCGGCCCTCCTCCTCGGGCGCCGCGAGTTCCTTGCCGGACTCGGCGCCGTTCTCGTCGCACTGGCCTCCCCCTTCACACGGCTCCGGCAGGTCTACGCCGCGGCGCACGGGCGATTCTTCACCGCGCACGAGTTCGCCACGCTCGAGGCGCTCTGCGACCGCATCCTGCCCGCGGACCGCGACCCCGGCGCCCGGGACCTGGGCGCCGCAACCTACATCGAGCGGCTGCTGACGGCGTTCGACCGGCCCGTGCCCCTGATCTTCGCCGGTGGACCCTTCAGCAACCGTAATCCCTTCCCCGATAACGCCACCGGTACGCCGTCCAGCAAGCGGCCGAGGGACGCCTTCCGGCGCTTCATCCGCCTGACGCGCTGGCAGCGGCTGCGGTGGCGGGCCGAGCTCTTCGGCTCGGATCACGTGACCGGGGCCGCCTTCAACGATGCCGCCGCGGGCGGCCGCCTGCCGGGCCTCCGCCAGATCTACCGCGAGGGGCTCCGGAAGGTGGATGGCACGGCGCGCAGCATGGCGGGGGCCCCTTACACGGAGCTGTCGAGCGATCAGCAGGATGCGATCCTCGCCACCCTCGACCGGACCGTCTTCAAACCCGACGCGCGCCGCGGGATGAGCTTCGTCGACGTGCTGATCCAGCACACGCTCGAGGGCTGCTTCTCGCTTCCCGAGTACGGCGGGAACCGGGACGCCCTCGGCTGGACGCTGCTGGGCCTCGAGGGCGATGACCAGCCGCTCGGCTACTCGATCTACTCGGCCGCAAAGGACGGCTACAACGAGCGGTGTGAATCTCTGGCGTGGGGCGTTACGTCCCGCCCGGGCGGCGGGGCGGGACGCGCAAGCGCTGCCAGAGCCAGCGGGTCGCGAAGAAGCCCGCGACGGGCGCCACCGCCGCGCAGTAGTTCCAGGGTGAGGGCAGGAGCGTCCAGAGCAGAAGCGTCATCGGCCGGACTCGTCTCCCCCCGCTGTGACCGCCGGGAGCAAACACGATGCCGGCGGGAAGGGGTCCCGGGACATCCGGATGGCCTCCGTCCGTGCACGGTCGGGCGCCCCTGCGGCGCGGCCGCCCCGGCGGGCGGTAGGAAGGACCTCCGCTGCGGGCTATCATGCGCGCCGTGGCCGACGATTTCCTCGACGTGCGAGCGCATGGGTTCGCGCGGGTGGCGGTCTGCGTGCCCCAGGTCCGGGTTGCCGACCCGAGCTTCAACGCCGACGCGCACCTGA
- a CDS encoding NAD(+) synthase has protein sequence MRAVADDFLDVRAHGFARVAVCVPQVRVADPSFNADAHLTLLERVLGQGAHYALCPELGLSGYTCGDLFFQDTLLRATLDGLARVAERTARWNLLISVGLPLVVDDLLFNCAVTLYRGRPVAVTPKAYPPNYREFYELRWFHPATDARSTEVTLLGHRVPFGTDVLVRAGHLPDFVLHTDICEDLWTPVPPSTIGALSGATVLANLSASNVTVGKWEYRQDLVRSSSVKNLAVQLYSAAGFGESTADLAWDGHGLVAERGEIVGETERFSLTGNSVTVDIDLRALVEDRLRQSSWGQNAAHYGRALRIVDVGQDADARDAGLYHRFLRRIEPHPFVPADPAKRDIRCRETFLITATSLARRIETLPEDARRVILGVSGGQDSAQALLVAAHAMDLLGLPRSRIIGVTLPGFGTSKRTYANACALVRALGATLREVDIKSIASEVFASIGHDPKVEDVTFENVQAWTRKFLLFSLASHERGIDLGTGDLTELALGFATYGGDHMSHYGVNAGVPKTLVSELIRWAAETIFKDEPEVAAVLRGILQTPISPELLRLGRSGEIAQKAEEIVGPYELHDFFLYYFLRFGFGPRRIARMALHAFEGRYPLATIRRWLAVFLERFFANQFKRDCLPDAPKVGSGGSLSPRGDWRMPSDASAAAWRAEVDSIPQDVGERRPPAPRTLAEARARERRTGPRRR, from the coding sequence ATGCGCGCCGTGGCCGACGATTTCCTCGACGTGCGAGCGCATGGGTTCGCGCGGGTGGCGGTCTGCGTGCCCCAGGTCCGGGTTGCCGACCCGAGCTTCAACGCCGACGCGCACCTGACGCTCCTCGAGCGCGTCCTCGGACAGGGCGCGCACTACGCGCTCTGCCCCGAGCTCGGCCTCTCGGGCTACACGTGCGGCGACCTCTTCTTCCAGGACACGCTCCTCCGCGCCACCCTCGACGGCCTTGCCCGAGTCGCGGAGCGCACCGCCCGGTGGAACCTCCTGATCTCCGTCGGACTCCCCCTCGTGGTCGACGACCTGCTGTTCAACTGCGCCGTGACGCTCTACCGTGGCCGACCGGTCGCGGTGACGCCCAAGGCCTACCCGCCGAACTACCGGGAATTCTACGAGCTCCGCTGGTTCCACCCCGCCACCGACGCGCGCTCGACCGAGGTGACCCTGCTCGGCCACCGCGTTCCCTTCGGGACCGACGTGCTCGTCCGCGCCGGCCACCTACCCGACTTCGTGCTCCACACCGACATCTGCGAGGACCTCTGGACCCCCGTGCCGCCGAGCACGATCGGCGCGCTCTCCGGCGCCACGGTCCTGGCGAATCTCTCCGCCTCCAACGTGACCGTCGGCAAGTGGGAGTACCGTCAGGATCTCGTGCGCTCCTCCTCGGTCAAGAACCTGGCCGTCCAGCTCTACAGCGCGGCGGGCTTCGGGGAGTCGACCGCGGACCTCGCCTGGGACGGCCATGGGCTCGTCGCGGAGCGCGGCGAGATCGTCGGCGAGACGGAGCGCTTCTCCCTCACCGGCAACTCGGTGACCGTCGACATCGACCTCCGCGCGCTCGTCGAGGACCGCCTCCGCCAGAGCTCGTGGGGGCAGAACGCCGCGCACTACGGACGGGCACTGCGAATCGTCGACGTGGGTCAGGACGCGGACGCTCGCGACGCCGGCCTCTACCACCGCTTCCTCCGCCGTATCGAGCCCCACCCCTTCGTGCCGGCCGATCCGGCCAAACGCGACATCCGCTGCCGCGAGACGTTCCTGATCACGGCCACCTCCCTGGCCCGCCGGATCGAGACGCTCCCGGAAGACGCCCGCCGCGTGATCCTCGGGGTGTCCGGCGGGCAGGACTCGGCGCAGGCGCTCCTGGTCGCCGCGCACGCCATGGACCTCCTCGGGTTGCCGCGCTCACGCATCATCGGCGTCACGCTGCCGGGCTTCGGGACCTCGAAGCGGACTTACGCGAACGCCTGCGCGCTCGTGCGCGCGCTCGGCGCGACGCTGCGCGAGGTCGACATCAAGTCCATCGCCAGCGAGGTGTTCGCGTCCATCGGGCACGACCCCAAGGTCGAGGACGTCACCTTCGAGAACGTCCAGGCCTGGACGCGCAAGTTCCTCCTCTTCTCGCTCGCCTCGCACGAACGCGGCATCGACCTCGGCACCGGAGATCTCACCGAGCTCGCCCTCGGCTTCGCGACCTATGGCGGCGACCACATGTCGCACTACGGCGTCAACGCCGGCGTGCCGAAGACGCTGGTCTCCGAGCTCATCCGCTGGGCGGCCGAGACGATCTTCAAGGACGAGCCGGAGGTCGCGGCGGTGCTGCGCGGCATCCTCCAGACGCCGATCAGCCCGGAGCTCCTCCGCCTCGGGCGGAGTGGCGAGATCGCGCAGAAGGCCGAGGAGATCGTCGGCCCCTACGAGCTGCACGACTTCTTCCTCTACTACTTCCTGCGCTTCGGCTTCGGGCCGCGCCGCATCGCGCGCATGGCGCTCCATGCGTTCGAGGGCCGGTACCCGCTCGCCACGATCCGGCGCTGGCTCGCCGTCTTCCTCGAGCGCTTCTTCGCGAACCAGTTCAAGCGGGACTGCCTGCCCGACGCCCCGAAGGTCGGCTCGGGCGGCTCCCTCTCGCCGCGCGGCGACTGGCGGATGCCCTCCGACGCGTCGGCGGCCGCGTGGCGCGCCGAGGTCGACAGCATCCCGCAAGACGTCGGTGAGCGGCGGCCGCCTGCTCCTCGGACGCTGGCGGAAGCGCGCGCCCGCGAGCGCCGCACGGGCCCCCGCCGGCGTTAG
- a CDS encoding NAD(P)H-quinone oxidoreductase: MRAILVREPGDERVLVVGDAPRPPLGAADVRIRVRTAGVNRADLLQRQGLYPPPPGASPILGLECAGELIEVGPAAHGLAPGQRVMALLAGGGYAEEAVVHHGSVLPVPDGMTDEEAGGFPEVFLTAFSNLFMPRLGHLAPGETALVHGGGGGVGTAAIRLLREAGHRVIVTAGSEAKCRRCLELGATAAIDYRTEDFAARARELTGGRGVDVVLDHIGARYLAANLAALAPGGRLVEIGLMGGAVAELNLAQLLLRRLAVIGSTLRSRSNEDKAAIVEGFRARFGTALARGALRPVVDRVLPLEQAAEAHRLMQASEHFGKIVLRVA; the protein is encoded by the coding sequence ATGCGCGCCATCCTGGTTCGCGAGCCGGGCGACGAGCGCGTCCTCGTCGTGGGCGACGCCCCTCGCCCACCGCTCGGCGCCGCCGACGTCCGCATCCGGGTGCGGACCGCCGGCGTCAATCGGGCCGACCTCCTGCAGCGCCAGGGGCTCTACCCGCCGCCGCCCGGGGCGTCGCCCATCCTCGGTCTCGAGTGCGCCGGCGAGCTGATCGAAGTCGGTCCCGCGGCGCACGGGTTGGCGCCGGGGCAGCGCGTCATGGCACTGCTCGCCGGCGGCGGCTACGCGGAAGAGGCCGTCGTCCACCACGGCTCCGTGCTGCCCGTGCCCGACGGCATGACGGACGAGGAGGCGGGCGGCTTTCCCGAGGTCTTCCTGACCGCCTTCTCGAACCTCTTCATGCCGCGCCTCGGCCACCTCGCACCCGGCGAGACCGCTCTCGTGCACGGCGGCGGAGGCGGCGTCGGCACGGCGGCGATCCGCCTCCTCCGCGAGGCCGGCCACCGGGTGATCGTCACCGCCGGCAGCGAGGCCAAGTGCCGGCGCTGCCTGGAGCTCGGCGCGACGGCCGCGATCGACTACCGGACGGAAGACTTCGCGGCGCGCGCCCGCGAGCTCACGGGTGGTCGCGGCGTGGACGTGGTCCTCGACCACATCGGCGCGCGCTACCTCGCCGCCAACCTGGCGGCGCTCGCGCCGGGCGGCCGGCTGGTCGAGATCGGGCTCATGGGCGGCGCCGTGGCCGAGCTGAACCTGGCCCAGCTCCTCCTCCGCCGGCTCGCCGTGATCGGCTCGACGCTCCGCTCTCGCTCCAACGAGGACAAGGCGGCGATCGTCGAGGGCTTCCGCGCCCGCTTCGGCACGGCGCTCGCCCGGGGGGCGCTCCGCCCGGTGGTGGACCGGGTGCTTCCGCTCGAGCAGGCCGCCGAGGCGCACCGGCTCATGCAGGCGAGCGAGCACTTCGGGAAGATCGTGCTGCGCGTGGCCTAG